The nucleotide sequence TGCACCAGGTGATAGCCGAACTTGCTCTTGATCGGCCCATGGACCACCCGCAGCGGCTTCTTGAAGATCACTGCGTCGATCACGCCGACCATCTGTCCCGGCCGCACTTCACCCAGGTCGCCGCCGCGTTTGCCGGAGGGGCAGGTGGAGTATTTCTTTGCCAGCACGTCGAACGCCTCGCCCTTGGCGATGCGTTGCTTGAGCTGTTCGGCTTCTTCGGCGGTTTTCACCAGGATATGGCGGGCTTGGGCTTTCATCGCAGCGCTGACCTGAACAAAAAAGGGGGCGATTATGCCTCAACTCAGGAGACATGGTTGATCATCGTCCGAATCTTGTTCGCCAGCAAATCAAGGGTGAAGGGCTTGGCAACCATGTCCATGCCCTGTTCCAGGAAACCCTGGCGTTCGGCGGCTTTCTGCGCGTAACCGGTCATGAACAGCACCTTCAGGTCGGGCCGATGCTGA is from Pseudomonas sp. B21-056 and encodes:
- a CDS encoding peptidylprolyl isomerase; its protein translation is MKAQARHILVKTAEEAEQLKQRIAKGEAFDVLAKKYSTCPSGKRGGDLGEVRPGQMVGVIDAVIFKKPLRVVHGPIKSKFGYHLVQVFYRD